In one Lolium rigidum isolate FL_2022 chromosome 3, APGP_CSIRO_Lrig_0.1, whole genome shotgun sequence genomic region, the following are encoded:
- the LOC124699901 gene encoding glutamyl-tRNA(Gln) amidotransferase subunit C, chloroplastic/mitochondrial-like: MLSAAASAIPRLRCAAPARYASSRTQWSLLLRRPLSSSPNVAPAAAASGPGPLEPPDLPRLAKSARISLSPQEAEEFAPKIQQVVDWFGQLQAVDLESIEPSLRADTAVGSSLREDKAEPFANRDAIIKALPSYDDPYIKVPRVLNSE, encoded by the exons atgctctccgccgccgcctcggccatCCCCAGGCTCCGGTgcgctgcgccggcgaggtacgCTTCGTCGAGAACCCAATGGTCGCTGCTGCTGCGGCGCCCGCTCTCCTCCTCTCCGAATGTAgcgcccgccgccgcggcctcggggCCAGGGCCACTGGAGCCGCCGGACCTTCCCCGCCTCGCCAAATCCGCCCGGATATCTCTCTCGCCGCAGGAG GCCGAGGAATTCGCGCCCAAGATTCAGCAGGTGGTAGATTG GTTTGGGCAGCTTCAAGCGGTTGATCTTGAGTCCATTGAGCCTTCACTTAGAGCTG ATACTGCAGTGGGTAGTTCTTTGAGAGAAGACAAGGCGGAACCATTTGCTAACAG AGATGCCATAATAAAGGCCCTTCCGAGCTATGACGACCCATACATCAAAGTGCCAAGAGTGCTGAACAGCGAATAA